The Paenibacillus sp. BIC5C1 DNA segment GATGCGCGCAAGTGCCACGATGTCGTCACCTTCCCAGACCATAGCAAATACAGGTCCAGATGTGATAAAACGAACCAGATCATCGAAGAACGGTTTCCCCTCATGTTCAGCATAATGGCGTTTGGCCTGATCTTCAGACATCTGCACCAGTTTGCCTGCCACCAACTTAAATCCTTTATCTTCCAGACGGCTAACGATACGCCCTATCAATCCACGCTGCACACCATCCGGTTTCACCATCAAAAATGTACGATCCATAGACTCACTCCTCACTCACGGTTCA contains these protein-coding regions:
- the ndk gene encoding nucleoside-diphosphate kinase, which produces MDRTFLMVKPDGVQRGLIGRIVSRLEDKGFKLVAGKLVQMSEDQAKRHYAEHEGKPFFDDLVRFITSGPVFAMVWEGDDIVALARIVIGKTNVKEAAPGTIRGDFASHTPHNLIHGADSPESATREAANFFTPDELVTYDKSIAAWL